A region of the Mytilus galloprovincialis chromosome 1, xbMytGall1.hap1.1, whole genome shotgun sequence genome:
AATTCTTTGAGAAGGTGAATCGGGAAAAGCACTTCCGATGCacgaaatttataaaatattatctaATTAAACACCCATCATCTTATATACATGCATTAACCGATTAGGTGGTGTTACATTTTACAGTCTATCCCAGTTATTTTTGCAAAGAATTCCGCTCAAGCCGGTGCTAGGGGTcgtcttaaacttgcagtgaggtgagagtatttttgctccgtgttgaaggcctcactgtgactttaagatgaagaacagcaataaaagccttgttcctttgcttttttgtgtgtttatttttgctgtgcatgtactgattttttgTCTTGTATGGATACTCCATTTCCTTTTCTTTTCTATGCACATTTTGTATATTAACAATAGTCCTATAACCTTGTTCCTCAAACAATTGCAGTGCCGTTAATCGTCCTACAATAAGTTATATTGTTGATcgataaataaaaaagaacaattaaCATGGTCTACAATTCTCTTCTTAAAGAGCTTTTCTATGATTTTGCATATGATGCTGTTTAGACTTTCAGTAGTCTGGTCAAGTGTTCAGTCCTCATACAAAATGGTGTATCGATTATGTCTGCAAATTCAAAAAGAACTTTGGGGTATTACTGCTCAGGTGACTTTGATCTATTTAAACTTCTTggtaatttatttttctttatattctcTAACAAACTATTGGCTTCGTCAATCCTTTGTAAATATCCTGGTAAAGAATTCAGATTTGTATGTATTATTACTTTACTATCTCTTATGTCATGTTACTCAGATATACCatttttcatttagaatttaCATATGACCATGCATTTAATCATTTGATTTAGCTGACTCAGCTATGTTCTTTCATACTATATCTTGTGATAGTTGATTTGGCTTTGCCTCTGTCTTTTGAACTAACATTTTCTCTTTTGTGAAAACTTCTATGCCTTGTGTCTCTTCCTAGTTGCATTTCTTTAAGGGATATTATCATATTTCTTGTTCAataccttcttttttatatatatatatatatatatatttgttcattaataCTTGCAATTTAACAATAGAATTAGTGACCATTTCCGCTTTGTTCGTATCTTGCGGTAATACTTcccatttaaatataaattttgatgttACATTCGAAATTCTGCTTTgaagtaattatattttaatatacaGACATCTGATATTGAACTTAAAATTCCAAGGTAACAACTATGCCAGGCAAAGATGACCTAAGATGGTTTTGGTCATTtattttatcccaaattcatgtatttggttttgatgttatattggttattctcatcgaattttgtctaatgcttagtccgttgctgtgtgtgttacattttaatgttgtgtcgttgttctcctctaatatttaatgcgtttccctcggttttggtttgttaccccgattttgttttttggtccatatatttatgagttttgaacagcggtatactactgttgcctttatttaggccTCAATTTGGTCaaatgtatttatacatcttaaacttttatatttttttttgttttaagctTTTTTGTGTTAATCCAAGAAAACGCTTCGAGAGCACTACTACTTGTTATTTTCATTCGCTGCCACTagttgatagaaaaaaaaactcataaaaagtaaaaatgctgaactccgaggaaaattcaaatggaaagtccataatcaaatggcaaaacacatcaaacaaatggacaacaactttcatattcctgacttggtacaggcgttttcaaatgtagaaaacggtggactGAACCTGGTTCTACAGCGCTAAACCTcgcacttgtacgacagtcgcgtcaaatttaataatattgataatgatgcGTGATCAAAACAAACAGGTACAACCggcaaaaatgtcacaaataaaggtaaaaagtCGAACATAATAGATTCAAGGCTAAAATTGGTTATGCCAGTCGCGTGTTTCGTCTTCAATACCACGACTACAGGTGGACTTTAAGTACCAGGGAGAATTTCATAAGCTCAGTTCTTCGACAATGATATGATTCATTATCAACCTTAAATTATCGGTTGATAAATTTAGATATTCCTCAGAAATTAAACTCCCTCAATCAAGGTAACTTAAGATCATTTTGGCTGTTCATAGTAGGCACCTTTTAGTCATATTGAAGGCTCTTGGTGTTTAGAGTTTCTTGTTGGTTTATCTACCATCTGCTTAAAAAGTAGTATCTAATACAGTCTGAAAATTGCCTGGTTACATTATCTTTGGCTGATCATGATTCCTTAACTACCGACGGTGAATGATTATAAGTTTATGTGAATAAGAGTCTTCTTAATTGCTAATTTGCagcaatactttattttatacaaactcatcaaagataccggGCGTTTAACTTGGTAGACCACCCGCCCGTTTCGtttacataaaactcatcagtggcTCTCgaacaaaaaaatgaatacgAAGTAAAAGAGCATTAATAATCGAATTTATGAAAAGTTGTACCGAATACGATTACAAATACCAATCTATACCTGGAGGTGGAAAACTTTAgcgtttgaaaattttgaaattttataaacgATTTTACTTTGGTGAAGACAGGTTGTTAGATGCCAAACATGAGATGATTGAAAACAATTTGAACCACATGACGAGTACACGGAGAGATATCAGGTCCGTGAGCACTCGATAGGATATCGATAAAAATCTCTTGTTGTGCACGCAGCATACATATACTATTCATTTGTTTTTGAACGCAATATTCATTACATAATATTGGAACTAAAACGGAAGATTCGAATAATTAACTTGCAAATGAAGTGTAAGTCTAAAACATTATAAGAAACTGATAAGGCAATATATTCACCAatcaattttgtaataaaaaggaTAGCTGGCGAATCTAgtagtaaaaataaatttgaaattcattATAAGCTTATTTCACAACGGAACTGTCACtcgttttcaaaattctattttcCTGAGGGATCTTCATATATAAATGACATGCTGACATCTTTCATTTCCCGCTTGTACATTTCATCAAACTGTTCATTTTGCGCCACTGTAAACCAGTTTTTCCAATCACCAATAATCCCTGCAAAAtgatatacaatatacaatttcGATATACGTCTTACACTGTTGCCTCTAACTAATCTAACACCGCTCTTGCGTCTTCCATTAGCAAATGATAGTACTGATTAGCGCATTATGTGATGCTTTTAGGATTTGACTGATCTGTTAAAGGCATTCTCAGTTTTGATGCTCGAAAACGTTCCGCTTACATGTTGATTTTTATCCAATACGAAATTTGTAACATACTTGTATTACATTTACACAAAGGAATGAACAACTAAGCTCCCAAATATATTCGCAGGTATCATGACTATGACCTATGACTTCAAACAAGAACAGATTCGATCGAATTCAGCTAGTCCCTAATATTATAAATTACTTTGGCTcattaacaaaaagtaaaataacaaaaataccgaactccgaggaacatcaaaatggaaagtccataatcaaatggcaaaagcaaaaGCTCGACTTAAACAGACCAAGTCAAATACTTTCAGATATTGTTATGGCAAGGCATTTCTGACAGACGCCGATGTAATAATGTCTATTTGAGATATCGCCGTACCTTACTAAAATCAAGATCGAGAAAAATAGTAGTAcattataaatgttttgtttcatgTCATTTAAAATTTATCGATATcagaattacatttttttttgtataaattatacaACGGAAAAACACTAAAACATCAGGGACAAATTTTTAAAAGGTACCAAGGGGAAAATCAAAATCCATATATCGAAGGAAAAGAAACAACACCATGGCCCAAGGAAAAATACTTACTTTTGACActttaaaagattatttttatttcttattcatTGATTGTATTTTTAGGTGACAAAATAAAAGTtccaataaaagttatattttcttttttcgtgCTAAAACACACTTGCACATACAAAATTACATGGCGGTGTCCGTGTTGATGTTTGGAACTTTAACGTGCGCTTACTATAACAAAACAGAACATAATCAGTAATAGAAGTTTCTTTTACGGTTGACGAAGGTAACTTTGTATGTGTTTAAATATTTTAGCGCATGAAAACGTTTTAGATATCTCAAGAATTTTACCCGCAAACATATGTTCTGatgaaaaattgtcaaaatagttTGAAACCTCCTTATTCTTATTTTTTCCCTCGGGTTACTTTTGTGTTTGTTTCAAATTTGATATAACTTTGGGTTCATCAAAATATAACCCATATCTACAATTGCTTTCGTTTAATGGTATTAGTAGCTATGATGAAATGAAGAACGTCTAGTTTTGGGATTTCGCTTATTTCAAAACATACTGTTATTTCTTCACCAACCTTTCCTAAATAGTGTTGACTTATTATCTTTTGCATACTCAGCTGTACCATCTAACTTATTGGTCTTCAGTTTATCAAATTCACATTTATCAGCAATTTCATTGATTAACTTGTTAGTATATGGAACTTCTAAAAAATCTGCAATTCGTTTTATTTCAGCAGTTTGATTCTGAAATACAAACAGTTAATGATTTTGGGTCGTAGTATATTAAATTCCACGAAAGAAACAAAATACAGTAGTTGttcagaaataaaaatacattcaTGCCTAATATAGTTCACACTTGTAACATTCCCGAGGATGAATGATATATGGAAAAGCTCTAAACCCAAGGGTTATGCAGCAGTGTAGATGTACGACTCTTCGAACCGCTAGAAACGTGCATATTTACGACTGTTTTTTTCTTTGGTGTGCGAAGGTTGCTTTCGTTCCGACTTTAACTACAacttcaattttgtcaatataacggaactataaacaactgtcataaaagTGGGAGGTTTTGTTAGCATTAAAActaaccaggtttaacccaccttTTTCTtaggaaaatacctgtaccaggtcaggaatatgacaggtttttttttctcgttccgtttatttataaagtttgattttgtcagttttaatgACCTTCCCCTTATTGAATTTGCCATGGAGTTCGGTATTTGCCATGGAGTTCGGTATTTGCCATGGAGTTCGGAATTTGCCATGGAGTTCGGTATTTGTCATGGAGTTCGGTATTTGCCATGGAGTTCGGTATTTGccatggagttcggtattttgccATGGAGTTCGGTATTTGCCATGGAGCTCGGTATTTGCCCTGGAGTTCCAGGGATCTCCATAGTTGAAAATTGAAGGATGGAGGAACTTGCACCATCATAAACCGTATCTACgccgtacagtgtagcgcgatcgaaagtatttcatccctccacataaggataggtgaacatgctaattcattgcttatttaaattatatttatttgaattttcattataaatactatATGTGTTCGGTATTTGccatggagttcggtatttttgttatacttttttaatCAATAGATTTGTATCAACATCCTTGATATTGCGTCTATTTGATAATGTTGATTCGACTAAAAATGTATGAAGTTTTCTATGACACCCATCAGGGTTGAGTATGAACCTTTTAAAAGCAACACACTTTATTAACTCACATACATACATATAGACGGACGCGATAATTTCAATCCTATTTACCTATAGTAGCAGATGCACATCATCTCACCATTGCCGTTTTTTAAACAACATCGTTTGGCTCGTTGGACCATTAGAAACATCTTTTCAAGACGAACAATAATTAACAATTCAAGAACACATGACTGCTTATCCAAACAACCACAAAAACGAAGCCAAATGAGAAAATCGGAAGATACACTAAAATTGTTCAGGCAAATTGTCCAGGTTCCAATGAACTATTGCTGCGTTAACGGTATTGGAAAAGCTCTGATACAAATTCATGTTGAGAACAAATTTTCAATCCATACAATAAGAAACTCTTCATGTTGTGTAGACCGAGGcggtaaacaaaaaaaatagtgaATGCCATTGTTTGATGTTGATTTTCGAATGTTATTAACGGTACTACTGCCTTCTTGATTTGGTTGATTCCAGTCCATTGTCGGAGCTTTGAACACAAATGCTCACCGTTACCGAGGAAGTGATTTTAACGCGAATTTTCTTGTACGATTGACTGGTCATCAAATCTATGCTCTGTACGgttgaatgatttttttcttcatttaattgGGTTAATTTTCTTCTATGAACATTGATAATTCTATTTACCAGTTTCAAGTCCTCAAATAGCACATGTATAACATTACTGTACTTCTCTACAGCAGATACCATTTCTCTTGTGTAGTTAAACCATCCGCTCATAAATGTgtctaaaaataataatagaaaatGTTCGACATAAACGTATATATCGTTAAAAACTCAGATGAACCTTTACGTTTAAAATAACATACCCTACATTTTTGTTTAGTCAATGCactactttgaaaaaaaaagaaatgtaaccCTTCTAAAACTAAAACAGATGAACAAACAAACACTTATATACCAACTTTTTAGACTATCGAGGACCCTTAAGTCTGCTCCGCTTGCAACAATTATCTCTTTTTGACCAACTATGAATTCAAGTAATCATGATAACATGTATATTAGTGGGCACCTTAATATTTACCATTGATAACCATCTCCTGGAAATACTGATCCCAAGAATAGTCAGGTGGCGTGCCAaacattttcttgaaaaaaacgTATTGCGAAACATGTCGATCTTTTGGATTTCTGTTGACAAAAATAGTTTTCCCTTTTTTCTCCATGTGCTGAGATGGAATACATTGAAATGGTAAATGTGTGTGTATTATTCGTCTTTTCGTCTCCTTTTCCAAAGAATCAAAGTCTGTCATAGTATCTAGGTGAACATCGTCCAATGAACTTCCTCTGTTGTTATATGTGGTCGTTTGGTCAACCAACATACACACAATTTCATGAACCCAATGTGAACCTGAAATTGTGAATATTTGTTAAACAAGCTTTCTTGTTTTTTCAAAGTagtacaaataatattttttcaacatGCCAGTTTCGTCAATTAAATTTAAAACGgacatataaatgaaaagttaATATGTCAactctttttattttaaaggACATTGGCATAGCCGAGTAGAACTTATAACCTTAAAAGTAAAAAGGTAAAGGTTGTCATAAAGTAAGAAATTCAATTAACCATTTGTCTACAAGTATATTAATAACAAGACCTCTCTCATTCTCTCGGTCGATCGATCAGAAAATAGAATCAGAAAGTATGTGTGTTTATTTGTAGTACAAGGAACCAATCCGTTAAAACACCAACGAAACATCACTTTTATATGGtgaatatataactaattgaTTGAAATACCATAATCAAATGCAGGTATTATATGTACAGCGatgaaaatacaaataagaaTTTGTAAGTAAGTTATGAATATCTTGTTCAGTTATTTTATTAATATGACAGATTGGTAAGTTAAAAGGTCAGAAGAAAGAAATTACCAACGATACAAGGATTATTCAGTACGCAAGACGCACTTTTCTTCTACATAAGCTCATTGGCgacactcgaatcaaaacagttggTAGTCCAAACAAATAACGAAGTTGACGAACATTGAAAACCAAAATTTCCGAAAGTTGTGCAAAGTGTGGCTGAGAACTGTGGTGATACGTTCGGGGTCGAAACGTACATCATAAGTGGTATCAACTTAGGGGTTGTATAAAATCATCAAAGATAATGTAGTACACCAGATGTGCGTTTCGTTCACATACAGTTAGAACACCGAATCAATAGTATTTAGATTCATTTATAGGGAATTAACAGACATTTATTACAACTAAGAGGTTTCAtgtgataaattttgtttttttataaattcttaatattttgatataaattctGCAAAATTTGACGTACACTTTCTGCTTACATGAATGCAAATGTGACGTATGACACCGAATCAATCGTATACAACTTATTTGAAATCTACAATCTACCCTTCTACTTTAGACATAATTGACTTAAACTGATTATTCTATTAATGCAGTTATCTACAAGTCGGTTTTCCATTTATATTAATGAAAGGAACAAGTGACGATTATTCTTATTTAAGTACGCAAAACTTAAGAACAAAGCATACCTTTATGCTACTCCAGAAAACACTTGTAATGCGACGCAAGAAATTTTTAGAGTATTATTTTCTTTTACTAGCACTGGGTCGATGTTCCTGCTGATGGATTGTATGTCCTTGTTGGATCACCAACTCATTACTGGGTGTTTTGGAGTGATTTATAACATAGGTTTCTTATATTTTCGCTTAATAAATGAAGAAactattaagaaactaaggtccAATCTCCCTTAGGCAATATTGATCTAAAATGAATTtgactttatttttcattttggatCACCTGTTTATATAAATGACTTTCGAAAGTTTCAGTTTTTctgatgaaggtatatccagaaaagtgctttggATGCATAAACACACCTTAATATCTATACGTGACCAAAAGAGGAGACGATCAATTTCTGTACCAACTATATATGTAAACACAACTAAGAGTTTGATACCTCCTTTCTGAACCGTACAAAGCAGGATATCATCCTCTCGAGACTGGAAGTTTTTcagtaattttaaatatttgtcagTATCCTCTTTCCAGTGTGGCCAAGGAAAAAGAGTCCATTCTTTGTATTTAATTGGAGGGTAAACTGCAACTTCTTCCTCGTTCCAAACTCCTCtatagaaaattaataaattactgtggattcatttattttcgttggtaccaattttcgtggattgcggaAACATTGCAATTACGTGGATACTTGATTTCGATGTTTTGCCAATctgtacatacaacatgtacaaagacttaagaaaatttgtaattcgttgaaccaAGGACGTATaatctaatatacgtccttgtcTAAAACAAGTTAGAatgttaatatttcatattttagcttGGTATTCTGAGCAATAACTTATATATACGTCCttggttgaacatttaaattcgtacccacgaaacccacgaaaactAGTATCCATCGAAtagtaatgaatccacagtatgttaaATTGTATTCGTgtcataattaattaaattatagaatattttgtatagTATTTATGATAACTCATAACTTGCGTATTCCCTACTAtgacaaaatgaaatataaatattgagGAAATTCTCCCGAGTATATTATCATATTTCACGAACTTaacattagacatgttagatggaAAATCTTTTATAGAGTAGTATCAAATATTTAAGCAATATTTATGATACGTTGTCTAAACCTGCAGCTCTGGTGCATGTAGTACACACAATGTACATTTTCGCATTTTTTTACACCGTTTCTTGCGGGAATAATCACTTTTCGTCATATGGCTACTAATGTGTCTGTTCATCTATAAagtgtcaattttgtatttatggTGAACCTATAAGGTAAAACCAATAAGTaattatatgacaaataaaggcaacagtagtataccgctgttcaaaaatgaTAAATCGATTGagcgaaaacaaatctgggttacaaattaaaaaggagggaaacacatcaactataagaggaaaacaacagaacaggaacactgaagtgtaacaaaaacaaactccAACATAATTACAAACAGACTATTCGGTAAcaaatgccatattcctgacttaatacataacattttaagaaaaatggtggattgaaccttgtttactgctagccaaacctcccgtttAAAACATACAACACATTCTGATATCATGTTTATCAATTGGAATACAAATAAACTTACTTTTTAAATAGCTTTATTAAGTTTAACGTttagtggcaaatacttcatgaaTATTAAGGACAAGATTAATTTAAATGGTTAATCAATTATGCAGTTTCTTCAAAGAGGGTATAATTGGGCACGTGACGGTTGGGACATTTGGACTAGGATAGGGTCACCATAGAAGTAGGTTTTATAGAGGCCAAACTTCTGTCCTTATTGTAAGCTTATATTTGAAACTAGAATTGTATGTCCATAATTGTAATGTATCATAGAAACAATTATCAGATAGGATAAGAGTCttctcctttttagctcacctggcccgaagggccaagtgagctttccccatcacttggcgtccgtcgtccgtcgtccgtcgtccgtcgtccgtcgtcgtcgtccgtcgtcgttaacttttacaaaaatcttctcctctgaaactactgggccaaattaaaccaaacttggccacaatcatcattggggtatcttgtttaaaaaatgtgtggcgtgacccggccaaccaaccaagatggccgccatggctaaaaatagaacataggggtaaaatgcagtttttggcttataactcaaaaaccaaagcatttagagcaaatctgacaggtgtaaaattgttaaccaggtcaagatctgtctgccctcaaattttcagatgaatccgacaacccgttgttgggttgctgcccctgaattggtaattttatggaatttttgctgtttttggttattatcttgaatattattatagatagagataaactgtaaacagcaataatgttcagcaaagttagatttacaaataagtcaacatgaccaaaatggtcagttgacccttttaggagttattgacctttatagtcaatttttaaccattttttcgtaaatcttagaaatcttttacaaaaatcttctcctctgaaactactgggccaaattaatccaaacttggccacaatcatttttggggtatctagtttaaaaaatgtgtggcgtgacccggccaactaaccaagatggccgccatggctaaaaatagaacataggggtaaaatgcagtttttggcctataactcaaaaaccaaagcatttagagcaaatctgacaggggtaaaattgtttatcaggtcaaaatctatctgtcctgaaattttcagatgaatcggacaacctgttgttgggttgctgcccctgaattggtatttttaaggaaattttgctgattttggttattatcttgaatattattatagatagatagagataaactgtaaacagcaaaaatgttcagcaaagtaagatttacaaatacgtcaacacgaacgaaatggtcagttgacccctttaggagttattgccctttatagtaaaatttttacctttttttcgtaaatcttagtaatcttttacaaaaatcttctcctctgaaattactgggccaaattaaaccaaacttgacaacaatcatcattggggtatctagtttagaaaatgtgtggcgtgacccggccaaccaaccaagatggccaccatggctaaaaatagaacataggggtaaactgcagtttttggcttataactcaaaaaccaaagcatgtagagcaaatctgacatggggtaaaattgtttatcaggtcaagatctttctgccctcaaattttcagatgaatccgacaacccattgttgggttgctgcccctgaattggtaattttagggaatttttgctgtttttggttattatcttgaatattattatagatagagataaactgtaaacagcaataatgttcagcaaagttagatttacaaataagtcaacatgaccaaaatagtcaattgacccctttatagttaatttttagcatttttcataaatttttgtaaatttttagaaattttttttcactgtaattactgggccaagttcattatagatagagataattgtagcaacaagaatgttcagtaaagtaagatctacaaacacatcaccatca
Encoded here:
- the LOC143065287 gene encoding sulfotransferase 1B1-like isoform X1; the protein is MESRGVWNEEEVAVYPPIKYKEWTLFPWPHWKEDTDKYLKLLKNFQSREDDILLCTVQKGGSHWVHEIVCMLVDQTTTYNNRGSSLDDVHLDTMTDFDSLEKETKRRIIHTHLPFQCIPSQHMEKKGKTIFVNRNPKDRHVSQYVFFKKMFGTPPDYSWDQYFQEMVINDTFMSGWFNYTREMVSAVEKYSNVIHVLFEDLKLNQTAEIKRIADFLEVPYTNKLINEIADKCEFDKLKTNKLDGTAEYAKDNKSTLFRKGIIGDWKNWFTVAQNEQFDEMYKREMKDVSMSFIYEDPSGK
- the LOC143065287 gene encoding sulfotransferase 1B1-like isoform X2 yields the protein MESRGVWNEEEVAVYPPIKYKEWTLFPWPHWKEDTDKYLKLLKNFQSREDDILLCTVQKGDTFMSGWFNYTREMVSAVEKYSNVIHVLFEDLKLNQTAEIKRIADFLEVPYTNKLINEIADKCEFDKLKTNKLDGTAEYAKDNKSTLFRKGIIGDWKNWFTVAQNEQFDEMYKREMKDVSMSFIYEDPSGK